Part of the Falco biarmicus isolate bFalBia1 chromosome 4, bFalBia1.pri, whole genome shotgun sequence genome, TGGTGAGGCCCTGCGTCCTGCCGCTGCCTTGGGGGGCTGAGCGGGCCCTGTGCTCGCCACACTGTTGGGGATGGCTCGCCggggggcggtggcgggggCCTGGCGGGCCGGGCTTGGCCGCTGCTGAGGGGAGAGGGGTGGGGCTGGCCAGCGTGCCgcggggggagggaggagtgTCCCCGGGGGGTTCAAGGCCTTTGCCCGGCTGGGGAGTGGGCTTGGGGGCCTGCGCCATGTCCCAGGCGGGTCCTCTCCTCCCGGTGCTGGTGGGGCCTGGCGGCACGCCGCCTGGCCGGCGGGGGGGGTAGCGAGCAGCCGTGATGTGGCACCGGGGCGGTGTTGGCGCTGGGGACGGGGCCTTGCAGCGGCCGGCGGGTGCCTTATGTAACGCTGCGGCCCAGGCGGAGACAGTGGCACGGGCGTACCTGGCTGTCACCGCCCGCCGCGGCGCAGCGCCTGGAGGGGGCTCGCTTTTCGGGAGAGCTGGGCTCAAGGCAGCGTTCCGCGGTTTGTAGGACGttggggtggaggaggagcGCGCTGGGGGCTTGTGCTGCAACCCCAGGTCCCTCTGCTTGCAGCGCCGCTGTCTGCCGTACCCTTACTGTGGGTTGTCTTGTGACATGGGCTGCATGGGCAGAACTGGTGTCAGTGTGGCGATGGCAGGTATTTGTGGTGTTGGTTGGGCTTCTTAGAGCTACCAAAGCCCTTTCTCATAccctgtttttccttccccccccctttcatTCTTCAAGGTGAACTTCACAGTAGACCAGATACGGGCCATCATGGACAAAAAGGCCAACATCAGAAACATGTCTGTGATTGCCCACGTTGATCACGGCAAATCAACCTTGACTGATTCTCTGGTATGCAAAGCTGGTATCATTGCTTCTGCCCGTGCGGGGGAGACCCGTTTCACCGACACAAGGAAGGATGAGCAGGAACGGTGCATCACCATCAAATCAACGTGAGTTTCCTCCCTTCAGGCACCCCAGTGTTCCTGCTGCATGGTCTGAGCGCAGGGGGGGCTTTGAGTCTTCCACTGGTTTGGTTGCAAGGTGAAAGAAGACGGCGTCAGGCTTTCTTTAGTCTAGTTCAGAAGCTCCTCTCTTGTTTGTGAGGATTGCTTAAATGGAAGAGCAAGTATTGATTGGCTTCATAGAGCACTACCTTGGTGGCCACTGGGAAACAGATGTGCAGCTGGGAGCTTCAGTCTTCCGTTTTAGCACTGGGACCGCTGGATGTGGCGGGTGTCTGCCAGAGTCCTGCTGATGTGGCGTGGAGATTGTCTCTGGCAATGTTGGCAGCTGTGTTACCACGGGTGGTTTGAGGACCCTGAGGGACGTGAAGAGGGATGAGAGGCGGTTGGGCCTGGTAGGAAAAGCGGAAATCCTTGGTTGAAAGAAGTGGAATCCTGTGTGGGCACTTCTAATTGCATGGGTTCAGAAGAGCATAGGAAGGGCTGTTCTTAGCCTGCACTCCTGGTTATCTCCCACACTGGCCTCCCAGGAATATACTTCAGGAAATCCTTAAGCCCAGGGGCAGCCATCTGTGTGGGATAAAAGGATGCTTCTAAGCACTGGGGAGGGGTAAcgtaaataataattttagtagtttttcttttatttcagagctATTTCCCTATTTTATgagctttctgaaaatgattTGGCCTTCATCAAGCAGAGCAAGGATGGTTCTGGCTTCTTGATCAACCTGATTGACTCTCCTGGGCACGTGGACTTTTCATCAGAGGTCACTGCTGCTCTTCGTGTCACTGATGGTGCCCTGGTTGTTGTAGATTGTGTCTCTGGTAAGGTTTTTGCAGCCATATAAAACTGGAGTGTATGTTGGGCGAGTTTGAAGACAAGGATAACTAATTCCCCTGTGTTTGGCAGGCGTGTGCGTGCAGACAGAGACTGTGCTGCGTCAGGCCATTGCTGAGAGGATCAAGCCTGTCCTGATGATGAACAAAATGGACCGAgcgctgctggagctgcagctggagccagaAGAGCTGTACCAGACCTTCCAGCGCATAGTGGAAAATGTGAACGTTATTATCTCCACATatggagaaggagaaagtgGCCCCATGGGAAATATCATGGTAGGTGGGAGGCTGTGAATGCTGTGTTTGAAATAATCCCCTTTAGTGAGAGAGAGCAGTTGTCTCCGTGGttgttctttcctgtttcaAGCGGAGAAGCAAGAGCAGAATGATGAAGATGCTTGTGCTGGTTTGGAGCTCTTGCTAGCTTTCCTCCAATGTCATCTGTTCAAGGCTCTAGCACGTAGAGGCTATAAATACAACgatgttttcttcctttacgAAGGGTGCTGTTTCATAGGACACCTTCTTGCCTGTATAATATCTGTGATGTTGGGTGGTGTGAGATCCTAGGCTCCTGCACAGCAtccccccccagctgccttctgcagtgGAAGGCCAGTAGGTGTTTGCCAGTCCCCACGCTCCGAGCACTGCTCCCTGCTGGGTTCCTGGGTAGCGAGTGATGCTGTTGGCTGGAGGCTCTGACAAAAAGCTTGCGCTTTGTTCCCATTGAGCACTCTCCTGAGTGCTGCAGGCTTTCATGTATTGCTGAGCCTTCCTGTGAAGGATGGGAATGTTACCTGTGCACAAACCAAAGTGGTTGCTGAGCTATCTGAGTGCGTAGCTGGTTGAAGTGAAGAAAAACCAGTCCAGTTCTGTGGTACAGGGCTAAAATGATGGGTGTGGGCCAGGCTGTCCCTGGACCTCAGAGATGACTGCTGTCACAGAACTCGTGCAAGAGTCACATAGTCCTGAAGCTccattttcaaactttttgtacttgggtggtggtgtttgggaTGCAGTAGGCTGACTGCTTTTAATGCTCTGTGGCTGTAAGAGCTGTGGCTCTTCATCTATAACCCGGCTCTcatgtttgtttcctttcagattGATCCGGTGCTTGGTACAGTCGGCTTTGGTTCTGGCCTGCATGGCTGGGCTTTCACTCTGAAACAGTTTGCTGAAATGTATGTTGCGAAGTTTGCTGCCAAGGGTGATGCCCAGCTGAATCCATCTGAGCGTGCCAAGAAAGTAGAAGACATGATGAAGAAGTTGTGGGGAGACAGGTGAGGAATCTTGGCTGTTGATCTTAATTCCACATCAGCCCTGTGTTGCTGCGACATGATGCTGTAGAAGATGGTTAAGGAGGGGGGATGTGGCTGTGTCACTTGTCTCAGTGTCTTGGTGCATGTGCTAGCAAAAGAACCGCTTCCTATGAAATCTTTGCAGTATGGGAAACAGATaaatggggagggggtggtgaGTTGGCAACATGAGTTAAATGTGTTTTGGTGAGTTCTGAAAACCTGAGAGTGATGGGGAAAAGCATGAAGATGGTTGTTACTCATCAGCTCTTTTCTCTGGCCTGAGGAAGTAGAACAAGCCACGCTTCTGTAGCTGAGCTGGGCATTTATACTTATCTGACTTGATTCTTTCTCCAGATATTTTGATCCTGCTACTGGCAAGTTCAGCAAATCTGCTACCAGCCCTGATGGAAAGAAGCTACCCAGGACCTTCTGCCAGCTCATCCTTGACCCCATCTTCAAGGTGAGTTCCTTGGTgttcagctgtggctggttccttTATGCTCTGTGGTTTGGTTATGGTGTGTGATGatggaaaatttcttcactttgACCTGACTCGTCTGACTGAAGAAATTTAAGTATCTGACACATCTTGTTACtcggtgcaggcagggaggctggtAGTAAATACTGTGCAGGCAAGTATGTGTCTGAGCCTTGAAATGGATTCAGCAGCATGATGAACCAGAACAGAGATTCTCTTTAGAGacatttgtgctgctgcttcaaaCTGGGTCACTGGTAACATTCatacctgctgctgcttttccaggttTTCGATGCAATCATGAACTTCAAGAAAGAGGAGGCGGCTAAACTGATTGAGAAACTGGACATCAAACTTGACAGTGAAGATAAGGACAAAGAGGGCAAACCCCTGCTGAAGGTGAGATTGGTCTGAATCGCCTGTGGGTAGGAGGCGAGTAGTTGTACTGCTCTAACTGCGAGCTTACTAAGCAGCTACAAAACCTGCTTGGGTAGGAGGGTGCTGCTGGGATGTTGGGGGAGCACAGGCAGGTTAACTGCCAGGCCGTGAATGATCTGATTGGGTCTTACTCCTGTGATTTCTGCTCAGGCCGTGATGAGGCGGTGGCTGCCTGCCGGAGATGCCCTGCTGCAGATGATCACTATTCACCTGCCTTCTCCCGTCACAGCCCAGAAGTACCGCTGTGAGCTGCTCTACGAGGGACCCCCTGATGATGAGGCTGCCATAGGTATgatgagctgctgctttgctgccaggTGTCTCTTCCCATAAGTGCTCAGCGCTCCAGCATGCCTGTAGCCACCTCATTCTCCAAGTACACAGCTTGGAAGCTGCTGTAGTTCTTGAGTCTGTTGCTGCTATGGATCAAACAAACTTACTACCTCGCAGCTTTACTCCGGAGGACTGAGCTAGTTAAGTAACTGGAGAGTAGCCAGGGTGTATGCCAAAGGCTCAGGCTAAGCctgcatttgtttaaaacatCTCTTAGTGATGTGATCTTTGTCTCTGTGCTGGCCAGCAGTCTGGACAGAAGTCAACAGCAGGATGGGAAGATAGTGTGGCTGCAGGTCTCACGTGGGGATTTGGGAGTGGGTGGGGGGACAGGGCATGCATGCCAGATGCTAGAAGTAATACTGAACTAAGTTGATTTCTCCCCTTCCTGCCAGGTATTAAGAACTGTGACCCCAAAGGCCCCCTGATGATGTACATCTCTAAAATGGTGCCAACCTCTGACAAGGGACGTTTCTACGCTTTTGGACGTGTCTTTTCTGGTCTGGTCTCAACTGGCTTGAAAGTCAGAATCATGGGACCAAACTACACACCTGGCAAGAAGGAGGATCTGTACCTGAAGCCAATTCAAAGGTCAGTCCCAGCCAGGGTGTGCTCTGTGCTTCACGTTTGTGGTTCTGGTACTCTTCTTGGATCTCTTATCTGAGGCCAGACAGGGAGCTTGGCTGTGGGCTTCAGGTCTGCTGCTGAACTCCAGGATACTGCCTGGTGGGACCTCCTCTTCCAAACGTCCTTAAAACAGCTTTCTTTCACCAGGACCATTCTCATGATGGGCCGCTATGTTGAACCCATTGAGGACGTGCCTTGTGGAAACATTGTTGGTCTGGTTGGTGTTGACCAGTTCCTTGTGAAGACTGGAACCATCACCACCTTTGAGCATGCTCACAACATGAGAGTCATGAAGTTCAGTGTCAGCCCCGTTGTACGTGTGGCTGTGGAAGCCAAGAACCCAGCTGACCTGCCCAAGTTGGTAGAGGGACTGAAGCGTCTTGCCAAGTCTGACCCTATGGTGCAGGTGAATGTCCAGAATGGTTTTGGGGACAGGAGGAatcctggtcctgctggcaCAGGAGGCTTCTGCCTTGGTCATGATTGCACTGGGGATGCTGGCAGAATAGTCTTGAATTAAGTATTGCTCCCAGTCCCACCAGAGTGAGGAGTGCTTGGGGTTGGTACTGACTCACCCCAGATTGGTGGAGAAATCATCTAAAAGTAAGCTCTATGAGTCAAAGACAAGAATCAGAGACAGTCGCTAGTGTTTTATGTGCAAGAGCTTTCGCTGCATTGCAGCCAAGCTTCACCTGCTGTGTAAATGGTCTTTTCAGTGCATCATTGAGGAGTCTGGGGAGCACATCattgctggtgctggggagctgcactTGGAGATCTGTCTGAAGGATCTGGAAGAGGACCATGCATGCATTCCTATTAAGGTAGAGGGCCTGCAGTGGCAGAGCTGTTGATGAGCTCTGAGCGGCCGTCCTGGTGAGCTGCCTTTTGGTTGGTGGCTTACGCCTCTCTGCTCTGTCACTGCAGAAATCAGATCCTGTTGTGTCCTACCGTGAGACTGTCAGCGAGGAATCCAATGTGATGTGCCTTTCCAAGTCCCCCAACAAACACA contains:
- the EEF2 gene encoding elongation factor 2, coding for MVNFTVDQIRAIMDKKANIRNMSVIAHVDHGKSTLTDSLVCKAGIIASARAGETRFTDTRKDEQERCITIKSTAISLFYELSENDLAFIKQSKDGSGFLINLIDSPGHVDFSSEVTAALRVTDGALVVVDCVSGVCVQTETVLRQAIAERIKPVLMMNKMDRALLELQLEPEELYQTFQRIVENVNVIISTYGEGESGPMGNIMIDPVLGTVGFGSGLHGWAFTLKQFAEMYVAKFAAKGDAQLNPSERAKKVEDMMKKLWGDRYFDPATGKFSKSATSPDGKKLPRTFCQLILDPIFKVFDAIMNFKKEEAAKLIEKLDIKLDSEDKDKEGKPLLKAVMRRWLPAGDALLQMITIHLPSPVTAQKYRCELLYEGPPDDEAAIGIKNCDPKGPLMMYISKMVPTSDKGRFYAFGRVFSGLVSTGLKVRIMGPNYTPGKKEDLYLKPIQRTILMMGRYVEPIEDVPCGNIVGLVGVDQFLVKTGTITTFEHAHNMRVMKFSVSPVVRVAVEAKNPADLPKLVEGLKRLAKSDPMVQCIIEESGEHIIAGAGELHLEICLKDLEEDHACIPIKKSDPVVSYRETVSEESNVMCLSKSPNKHNRLYMKARPFPDGLAEDIDKGEVSARQELKQRARYLAEKYEWDVTEARKIWCFGPDGTGPNILTDITKGVQYLNEIKDSVVAGFQWATKEGVLCEENMRAVRFDVHDVTLHADAIHRGGGQIIPTARRCLYACVLTAQPRLMEPIYLVEIQCPEQVVGGIYGVLNRKRGHVFEETQVAGTPMFVVKAYLPVNESFGFTADLRSNTGGQAFPQCVFDHWQILPGDPFDSTSRPCQVVAETRKRKGLKEGIPALDNFLDKL